One genomic window of Salmo salar chromosome ssa12, Ssal_v3.1, whole genome shotgun sequence includes the following:
- the LOC106564754 gene encoding trafficking kinesin-binding protein 1 isoform X1, with protein sequence MECDLLERVDRGSHDVSTLTELCSGGDSEVEIVSLLSEGLPNYTLRADCMFGYDHDDWLHTPLLPPEVALGITHDQIEETLKYFLLCSERVGQVTKTYHDIEAVTHLLEENEEHQTAVVLQKERDLELAARIGQSLLKQNRDLTARNELMDEQLEIAKEEIAQLRHELSMRDDLLHLYASTEEIENASDSHALMKRNESSNSLSNFVNYDFIQQKLKGLEEENLKLRCEANELTSETANYEEQEQELMMVCVEELTSVNKQVVDLSDELARKVEDTLRQQEEISSLLAQIVDLQARCKRLTTDNEELTQHLSASRENQSQLKSELNYLQDKYSECEDMLRETREDIKNLRNKSLPNSTVQRYSSLSAVFPMDSLAAEIEGTFRKGLDVPAPSEYKNHPWRVFETVKVVNQASRLRSRCHSPGQVPGSSPVSLRSSRASTPRTSYYGSDSASFTLEDKPPSAVSRLAEVAHTEDSSVSGPKRLGMPGMPGGQDLEAALRCLSDRQQSHASERPFFEVERERKLRALATACQRGSEEVGELGSSGFLTPNDSLVSSSVASTGTNYSNGSSLHSSAGSGGSRSYLPDRLQIVKPLEGSVTLHHWQQLAKPNLGGILHPRPGVLTKDFRELEIDLQHVYSLNDLEEDEPDLLQLSHGLAAGVHGTMVTPPSSGPNLPQTPPTHTVTNCRRHHPSLLLPSFSTRKAVEIFFPKDTWPRKQHTVKCRKLHVFCLVFTKSVFMVTMNTSWKFRQRRRNNSLCSRSLSARGSCEHLSTTSPSSSNQQHCVLTFDPSQGGGHHSTSTPAPPLSLGLLKLLKEQGISASTLPYPYHQLTPHTPHNGRGRAGWRNMHYGGRRENEHFQLQPGREAEESGTSQGGSPRRGGLKRARRGERSNPTIQTST encoded by the exons TGCTGTGTTCAGAGAGAGTGGGCCAGGTCACTAAGACCTACCATGACATTGAGGCTGTCACCCACCTACTGGAAGAG AATGAAGAACATCAAACCGCTGTCGTCTTGCAGAAAGAGCGGGACCTCGAGTTGGCGGCCCGGATTGGCCAATCACTGCTCAAGCAGAATCGGGATCTAACGGCACGGAATGAGTTAATGGACGAACAGCTGGAGATCGCTAAGGAAGAG ATAGCCCAGCTGCGACATGAGCTCTCCATGAGAGACGACCTGCTCCACTTGTACGCCAGCACAGAGGAGATCGAGAACGCCTCCGACTCACACGCACT AATGAAGAGGAACGAGTCGTCCAACTCCCTCAGTAACTTTGTCAATTATGACTTCATACAGCAGAAACTCAAAGGTCTGGAGGAGGAGAACCTCAAACTACGCTGTGAG GCCAATGAACTGACGTCAGAGACCGCTAACTATGAGGAACAAGAGCAGGAGctgatgatggtgtgtgtggaggAACTCA CCTCTGTGAATAAGCAGGTGGTGGACCTGTCTGATGAGTTGGCCCGTAAGGTGGAGGACACTCTCAGGCAGCAGGAGGAGATCAGCTCCCTGCTCGCACAAATAGTCGACCTGCAGGCACGCTGCAAAAGG CTCACCACTGACAACGAAGAGCTGACCCAGCACCTGAGTGCCTCGCGGGAGAACCAATCACAGCTCAAATCAGAG CTAAACTACCTGCAGGACAAGTACTCAGAGTGTGAGGACATGCTACGGGAGACCAGAGAGGACATTAAGAACCTGCGCAACAAGAGCCTGCCCAACAGCACGGTGCAGCGCTACAGCTCCCTATCAGCCGTGTTCCCCATGGACTCCCTGGCAGCAGAGATAGAGGGCACCTTCCGCAAGGGCCTGGACGTCCCCGCACCCTCCGAGTACAA GAATCACCCGTGGCGCGTGTTTGAGACGGTGAAGGTGGTGAACCAAGCGTCGAGGCTGCGGTCGCGGTGCCACTCCCCCGGCCAGGTGCCCGGCTCCAGCCCTGTGTCGCTGCGCTCCAGCCGTGCCTCCACCCCCCGTACCAGCTACTACGGCTCAGACAGTGCCAGCTTCACCTTGGAGGACAAACCACCTAGTGCCGTATCGAGGCTGGCAGAGGTGGCACACACTGAGGACAGCAG TGTAAGTGGCCCTAAGCGTCTGGGTATGCCGGGCATGCCTGGAGGCCAGGACCTTGAGGCCGCTCTCCGCTGTTTATCTGACCGCCAGCAGAGCCATGCCTCAGAGCGCCCCTTCTTTGAGGTGGAGCGCGAACGCAAACTCCGCGCCCTGGCCACCGCCTGCCAACGGGGCAGCGAGGAGGTGGGCGAGCTGGGCTCCAGCGGGTTCCTTACACCCAACGACAGCCTGGTGTCCAGCTCGGTGGCGTCGACAGGCACCAACTACTCCAATGGCAGCTCGCTGCACTCCTCGGCCGGATCGGGGGGCTCGCGCTCCTACCTACCTGACCGCCTGCAGATTGTCAAGCCCCTGGAAG GCTCAGTGACCCTGCACCACTGGCAGCAGCTGGCCAAGCCCAACCTGGGCGGTATCCTGCACCCTCGCCCGGGGGTCCTCACCAAAGACTTCCGGGAGCTGGAGATCGACCTCCAACACGTCTACAGCCTCAATGACCTGGAGGAGGACGAGCCTGACCTATTACAGCTCTCCCATGGCCTGGCTGCCGGAGTCCACGGCACCATGG TCACTCCTCCATCCTCTGGCCCCAACCTCCCCCAGACCCCTCCCACCCACACCGTCACCAACTGTCGGCGCCACCACCCATCcctcctgctcccctccttctccaccAG gaaggctgTTGAGATATTTTTTCCGAAGGACACCTGGCCAAGAAAGCAACATACAGTCAAGTGCAGAAAGTTACATGTTTTTTGTCTGGTATTTACTAAGAGCGTATTTATGGTGACAATGAATACTTCCTGGAAGTTTCGTCAAAGACGTCGAAATAATAG CCTTTGCTCTCGCAGCCTGTCCGCTCGTGGGAGCTGTGAGCATCTGAGTACAACGTCACCCTCCTCTTCCAATCAGCAGCACTGTGTGCTGACCTTTGACCCTAGCCAGGGCGGTGGCCaccactccacctccaccccagCACCTCCTCTATCACTGGGACTCCTGAAGCTGCTGAAGGAGCAGGGCATCTCTGCCTCCACCCTCCCCTACCCATACCACCAactgaccccacacacaccccacaacgGCAGAGGAAGAGCGGGGTGGAGGAACATGCACTATGGAGGAAGAAGGGAGAAtgaacattttcagcttcaacCTGGTAGAGAAGCTGAGGAGTCTGGGACTTCACAAGGTGGCAGCCCGAGGCGTGGTGGACTGAAGCGAGcacgaagaggagagagaagcaaTCCGACAATACAGACATCCACCTAA
- the LOC106564754 gene encoding trafficking kinesin-binding protein 1 isoform X4 — protein sequence MEESFRPVTMEVWSSSASEEEEEKESGHGSQEEEEEEVEEGGKPHNKEILCRELMQVLCSERVGQVTKTYHDIEAVTHLLEEKERDLELAARIGQSLLKQNRDLTARNELMDEQLEIAKEEIAQLRHELSMRDDLLHLYASTEEIENASDSHALMKRNESSNSLSNFVNYDFIQQKLKGLEEENLKLRCEANELTSETANYEEQEQELMMVCVEELTSVNKQVVDLSDELARKVEDTLRQQEEISSLLAQIVDLQARCKRLTTDNEELTQHLSASRENQSQLKSELNYLQDKYSECEDMLRETREDIKNLRNKSLPNSTVQRYSSLSAVFPMDSLAAEIEGTFRKGLDVPAPSEYKNHPWRVFETVKVVNQASRLRSRCHSPGQVPGSSPVSLRSSRASTPRTSYYGSDSASFTLEDKPPSAVSRLAEVAHTEDSSVSGPKRLGMPGMPGGQDLEAALRCLSDRQQSHASERPFFEVERERKLRALATACQRGSEEVGELGSSGFLTPNDSLVSSSVASTGTNYSNGSSLHSSAGSGGSRSYLPDRLQIVKPLEGSVTLHHWQQLAKPNLGGILHPRPGVLTKDFRELEIDLQHVYSLNDLEEDEPDLLQLSHGLAAGVHGTMVTPPSSGPNLPQTPPTHTVTNCRRHHPSLLLPSFSTRKAVEIFFPKDTWPRKQHTVKCRKLHVFCLVFTKSVFMVTMNTSWKFRQRRRNNSLCSRSLSARGSCEHLSTTSPSSSNQQHCVLTFDPSQGGGHHSTSTPAPPLSLGLLKLLKEQGISASTLPYPYHQLTPHTPHNGRGRAGWRNMHYGGRRENEHFQLQPGREAEESGTSQGGSPRRGGLKRARRGERSNPTIQTST from the exons TGCTGTGTTCAGAGAGAGTGGGCCAGGTCACTAAGACCTACCATGACATTGAGGCTGTCACCCACCTACTGGAAGAG AAAGAGCGGGACCTCGAGTTGGCGGCCCGGATTGGCCAATCACTGCTCAAGCAGAATCGGGATCTAACGGCACGGAATGAGTTAATGGACGAACAGCTGGAGATCGCTAAGGAAGAG ATAGCCCAGCTGCGACATGAGCTCTCCATGAGAGACGACCTGCTCCACTTGTACGCCAGCACAGAGGAGATCGAGAACGCCTCCGACTCACACGCACT AATGAAGAGGAACGAGTCGTCCAACTCCCTCAGTAACTTTGTCAATTATGACTTCATACAGCAGAAACTCAAAGGTCTGGAGGAGGAGAACCTCAAACTACGCTGTGAG GCCAATGAACTGACGTCAGAGACCGCTAACTATGAGGAACAAGAGCAGGAGctgatgatggtgtgtgtggaggAACTCA CCTCTGTGAATAAGCAGGTGGTGGACCTGTCTGATGAGTTGGCCCGTAAGGTGGAGGACACTCTCAGGCAGCAGGAGGAGATCAGCTCCCTGCTCGCACAAATAGTCGACCTGCAGGCACGCTGCAAAAGG CTCACCACTGACAACGAAGAGCTGACCCAGCACCTGAGTGCCTCGCGGGAGAACCAATCACAGCTCAAATCAGAG CTAAACTACCTGCAGGACAAGTACTCAGAGTGTGAGGACATGCTACGGGAGACCAGAGAGGACATTAAGAACCTGCGCAACAAGAGCCTGCCCAACAGCACGGTGCAGCGCTACAGCTCCCTATCAGCCGTGTTCCCCATGGACTCCCTGGCAGCAGAGATAGAGGGCACCTTCCGCAAGGGCCTGGACGTCCCCGCACCCTCCGAGTACAA GAATCACCCGTGGCGCGTGTTTGAGACGGTGAAGGTGGTGAACCAAGCGTCGAGGCTGCGGTCGCGGTGCCACTCCCCCGGCCAGGTGCCCGGCTCCAGCCCTGTGTCGCTGCGCTCCAGCCGTGCCTCCACCCCCCGTACCAGCTACTACGGCTCAGACAGTGCCAGCTTCACCTTGGAGGACAAACCACCTAGTGCCGTATCGAGGCTGGCAGAGGTGGCACACACTGAGGACAGCAG TGTAAGTGGCCCTAAGCGTCTGGGTATGCCGGGCATGCCTGGAGGCCAGGACCTTGAGGCCGCTCTCCGCTGTTTATCTGACCGCCAGCAGAGCCATGCCTCAGAGCGCCCCTTCTTTGAGGTGGAGCGCGAACGCAAACTCCGCGCCCTGGCCACCGCCTGCCAACGGGGCAGCGAGGAGGTGGGCGAGCTGGGCTCCAGCGGGTTCCTTACACCCAACGACAGCCTGGTGTCCAGCTCGGTGGCGTCGACAGGCACCAACTACTCCAATGGCAGCTCGCTGCACTCCTCGGCCGGATCGGGGGGCTCGCGCTCCTACCTACCTGACCGCCTGCAGATTGTCAAGCCCCTGGAAG GCTCAGTGACCCTGCACCACTGGCAGCAGCTGGCCAAGCCCAACCTGGGCGGTATCCTGCACCCTCGCCCGGGGGTCCTCACCAAAGACTTCCGGGAGCTGGAGATCGACCTCCAACACGTCTACAGCCTCAATGACCTGGAGGAGGACGAGCCTGACCTATTACAGCTCTCCCATGGCCTGGCTGCCGGAGTCCACGGCACCATGG TCACTCCTCCATCCTCTGGCCCCAACCTCCCCCAGACCCCTCCCACCCACACCGTCACCAACTGTCGGCGCCACCACCCATCcctcctgctcccctccttctccaccAG gaaggctgTTGAGATATTTTTTCCGAAGGACACCTGGCCAAGAAAGCAACATACAGTCAAGTGCAGAAAGTTACATGTTTTTTGTCTGGTATTTACTAAGAGCGTATTTATGGTGACAATGAATACTTCCTGGAAGTTTCGTCAAAGACGTCGAAATAATAG CCTTTGCTCTCGCAGCCTGTCCGCTCGTGGGAGCTGTGAGCATCTGAGTACAACGTCACCCTCCTCTTCCAATCAGCAGCACTGTGTGCTGACCTTTGACCCTAGCCAGGGCGGTGGCCaccactccacctccaccccagCACCTCCTCTATCACTGGGACTCCTGAAGCTGCTGAAGGAGCAGGGCATCTCTGCCTCCACCCTCCCCTACCCATACCACCAactgaccccacacacaccccacaacgGCAGAGGAAGAGCGGGGTGGAGGAACATGCACTATGGAGGAAGAAGGGAGAAtgaacattttcagcttcaacCTGGTAGAGAAGCTGAGGAGTCTGGGACTTCACAAGGTGGCAGCCCGAGGCGTGGTGGACTGAAGCGAGcacgaagaggagagagaagcaaTCCGACAATACAGACATCCACCTAA
- the LOC106564754 gene encoding trafficking kinesin-binding protein 1 isoform X3, producing the protein MEESFRPVTMEVWSSSASEEEEEKESGHGSQEEEEEEVEEGGKPHNKEILCRELMQVLCSERVGQVTKTYHDIEAVTHLLEENEEHQTAVVLQKERDLELAARIGQSLLKQNRDLTARNELMDEQLEIAKEEIAQLRHELSMRDDLLHLYASTEEIENASDSHALMKRNESSNSLSNFVNYDFIQQKLKGLEEENLKLRCEANELTSETANYEEQEQELMMVCVEELTSVNKQVVDLSDELARKVEDTLRQQEEISSLLAQIVDLQARCKRLTTDNEELTQHLSASRENQSQLKSELNYLQDKYSECEDMLRETREDIKNLRNKSLPNSTVQRYSSLSAVFPMDSLAAEIEGTFRKGLDVPAPSEYKNHPWRVFETVKVVNQASRLRSRCHSPGQVPGSSPVSLRSSRASTPRTSYYGSDSASFTLEDKPPSAVSRLAEVAHTEDSSVSGPKRLGMPGMPGGQDLEAALRCLSDRQQSHASERPFFEVERERKLRALATACQRGSEEVGELGSSGFLTPNDSLVSSSVASTGTNYSNGSSLHSSAGSGGSRSYLPDRLQIVKPLEGSVTLHHWQQLAKPNLGGILHPRPGVLTKDFRELEIDLQHVYSLNDLEEDEPDLLQLSHGLAAGVHGTMVTPPSSGPNLPQTPPTHTVTNCRRHHPSLLLPSFSTRKAVEIFFPKDTWPRKQHTVKCRKLHVFCLVFTKSVFMVTMNTSWKFRQRRRNNSLCSRSLSARGSCEHLSTTSPSSSNQQHCVLTFDPSQGGGHHSTSTPAPPLSLGLLKLLKEQGISASTLPYPYHQLTPHTPHNGRGRAGWRNMHYGGRRENEHFQLQPGREAEESGTSQGGSPRRGGLKRARRGERSNPTIQTST; encoded by the exons TGCTGTGTTCAGAGAGAGTGGGCCAGGTCACTAAGACCTACCATGACATTGAGGCTGTCACCCACCTACTGGAAGAG AATGAAGAACATCAAACCGCTGTCGTCTTGCAGAAAGAGCGGGACCTCGAGTTGGCGGCCCGGATTGGCCAATCACTGCTCAAGCAGAATCGGGATCTAACGGCACGGAATGAGTTAATGGACGAACAGCTGGAGATCGCTAAGGAAGAG ATAGCCCAGCTGCGACATGAGCTCTCCATGAGAGACGACCTGCTCCACTTGTACGCCAGCACAGAGGAGATCGAGAACGCCTCCGACTCACACGCACT AATGAAGAGGAACGAGTCGTCCAACTCCCTCAGTAACTTTGTCAATTATGACTTCATACAGCAGAAACTCAAAGGTCTGGAGGAGGAGAACCTCAAACTACGCTGTGAG GCCAATGAACTGACGTCAGAGACCGCTAACTATGAGGAACAAGAGCAGGAGctgatgatggtgtgtgtggaggAACTCA CCTCTGTGAATAAGCAGGTGGTGGACCTGTCTGATGAGTTGGCCCGTAAGGTGGAGGACACTCTCAGGCAGCAGGAGGAGATCAGCTCCCTGCTCGCACAAATAGTCGACCTGCAGGCACGCTGCAAAAGG CTCACCACTGACAACGAAGAGCTGACCCAGCACCTGAGTGCCTCGCGGGAGAACCAATCACAGCTCAAATCAGAG CTAAACTACCTGCAGGACAAGTACTCAGAGTGTGAGGACATGCTACGGGAGACCAGAGAGGACATTAAGAACCTGCGCAACAAGAGCCTGCCCAACAGCACGGTGCAGCGCTACAGCTCCCTATCAGCCGTGTTCCCCATGGACTCCCTGGCAGCAGAGATAGAGGGCACCTTCCGCAAGGGCCTGGACGTCCCCGCACCCTCCGAGTACAA GAATCACCCGTGGCGCGTGTTTGAGACGGTGAAGGTGGTGAACCAAGCGTCGAGGCTGCGGTCGCGGTGCCACTCCCCCGGCCAGGTGCCCGGCTCCAGCCCTGTGTCGCTGCGCTCCAGCCGTGCCTCCACCCCCCGTACCAGCTACTACGGCTCAGACAGTGCCAGCTTCACCTTGGAGGACAAACCACCTAGTGCCGTATCGAGGCTGGCAGAGGTGGCACACACTGAGGACAGCAG TGTAAGTGGCCCTAAGCGTCTGGGTATGCCGGGCATGCCTGGAGGCCAGGACCTTGAGGCCGCTCTCCGCTGTTTATCTGACCGCCAGCAGAGCCATGCCTCAGAGCGCCCCTTCTTTGAGGTGGAGCGCGAACGCAAACTCCGCGCCCTGGCCACCGCCTGCCAACGGGGCAGCGAGGAGGTGGGCGAGCTGGGCTCCAGCGGGTTCCTTACACCCAACGACAGCCTGGTGTCCAGCTCGGTGGCGTCGACAGGCACCAACTACTCCAATGGCAGCTCGCTGCACTCCTCGGCCGGATCGGGGGGCTCGCGCTCCTACCTACCTGACCGCCTGCAGATTGTCAAGCCCCTGGAAG GCTCAGTGACCCTGCACCACTGGCAGCAGCTGGCCAAGCCCAACCTGGGCGGTATCCTGCACCCTCGCCCGGGGGTCCTCACCAAAGACTTCCGGGAGCTGGAGATCGACCTCCAACACGTCTACAGCCTCAATGACCTGGAGGAGGACGAGCCTGACCTATTACAGCTCTCCCATGGCCTGGCTGCCGGAGTCCACGGCACCATGG TCACTCCTCCATCCTCTGGCCCCAACCTCCCCCAGACCCCTCCCACCCACACCGTCACCAACTGTCGGCGCCACCACCCATCcctcctgctcccctccttctccaccAG gaaggctgTTGAGATATTTTTTCCGAAGGACACCTGGCCAAGAAAGCAACATACAGTCAAGTGCAGAAAGTTACATGTTTTTTGTCTGGTATTTACTAAGAGCGTATTTATGGTGACAATGAATACTTCCTGGAAGTTTCGTCAAAGACGTCGAAATAATAG CCTTTGCTCTCGCAGCCTGTCCGCTCGTGGGAGCTGTGAGCATCTGAGTACAACGTCACCCTCCTCTTCCAATCAGCAGCACTGTGTGCTGACCTTTGACCCTAGCCAGGGCGGTGGCCaccactccacctccaccccagCACCTCCTCTATCACTGGGACTCCTGAAGCTGCTGAAGGAGCAGGGCATCTCTGCCTCCACCCTCCCCTACCCATACCACCAactgaccccacacacaccccacaacgGCAGAGGAAGAGCGGGGTGGAGGAACATGCACTATGGAGGAAGAAGGGAGAAtgaacattttcagcttcaacCTGGTAGAGAAGCTGAGGAGTCTGGGACTTCACAAGGTGGCAGCCCGAGGCGTGGTGGACTGAAGCGAGcacgaagaggagagagaagcaaTCCGACAATACAGACATCCACCTAA
- the LOC106564754 gene encoding trafficking kinesin-binding protein 1 isoform X5, with protein MECDLLERVDRGSHDVSTLTELCSGGDSEVEIVSLLSEGLPNYTLRADCMFGYDHDDWLHTPLLPPEVALGITHDQIEETLKYFLLCSERVGQVTKTYHDIEAVTHLLEENEEHQTAVVLQKERDLELAARIGQSLLKQNRDLTARNELMDEQLEIAKEEIAQLRHELSMRDDLLHLYASTEEIENASDSHALMKRNESSNSLSNFVNYDFIQQKLKGLEEENLKLRCEANELTSETANYEEQEQELMMVCVEELTSVNKQVVDLSDELARKVEDTLRQQEEISSLLAQIVDLQARCKRLTTDNEELTQHLSASRENQSQLKSELNYLQDKYSECEDMLRETREDIKNLRNKSLPNSTVQRYSSLSAVFPMDSLAAEIEGTFRKGLDVPAPSEYKNHPWRVFETVKVVNQASRLRSRCHSPGQVPGSSPVSLRSSRASTPRTSYYGSDSASFTLEDKPPSAVSRLAEVAHTEDSSVSGPKRLGMPGMPGGQDLEAALRCLSDRQQSHASERPFFEVERERKLRALATACQRGSEEVGELGSSGFLTPNDSLVSSSVASTGTNYSNGSSLHSSAGSGGSRSYLPDRLQIVKPLEGSVTLHHWQQLAKPNLGGILHPRPGVLTKDFRELEIDLQHVYSLNDLEEDEPDLLQLSHGLAAGVHGTMVTPPSSGPNLPQTPPTHTVTNCRRHHPSLLLPSFSTSLCSRSLSARGSCEHLSTTSPSSSNQQHCVLTFDPSQGGGHHSTSTPAPPLSLGLLKLLKEQGISASTLPYPYHQLTPHTPHNGRGRAGWRNMHYGGRRENEHFQLQPGREAEESGTSQGGSPRRGGLKRARRGERSNPTIQTST; from the exons TGCTGTGTTCAGAGAGAGTGGGCCAGGTCACTAAGACCTACCATGACATTGAGGCTGTCACCCACCTACTGGAAGAG AATGAAGAACATCAAACCGCTGTCGTCTTGCAGAAAGAGCGGGACCTCGAGTTGGCGGCCCGGATTGGCCAATCACTGCTCAAGCAGAATCGGGATCTAACGGCACGGAATGAGTTAATGGACGAACAGCTGGAGATCGCTAAGGAAGAG ATAGCCCAGCTGCGACATGAGCTCTCCATGAGAGACGACCTGCTCCACTTGTACGCCAGCACAGAGGAGATCGAGAACGCCTCCGACTCACACGCACT AATGAAGAGGAACGAGTCGTCCAACTCCCTCAGTAACTTTGTCAATTATGACTTCATACAGCAGAAACTCAAAGGTCTGGAGGAGGAGAACCTCAAACTACGCTGTGAG GCCAATGAACTGACGTCAGAGACCGCTAACTATGAGGAACAAGAGCAGGAGctgatgatggtgtgtgtggaggAACTCA CCTCTGTGAATAAGCAGGTGGTGGACCTGTCTGATGAGTTGGCCCGTAAGGTGGAGGACACTCTCAGGCAGCAGGAGGAGATCAGCTCCCTGCTCGCACAAATAGTCGACCTGCAGGCACGCTGCAAAAGG CTCACCACTGACAACGAAGAGCTGACCCAGCACCTGAGTGCCTCGCGGGAGAACCAATCACAGCTCAAATCAGAG CTAAACTACCTGCAGGACAAGTACTCAGAGTGTGAGGACATGCTACGGGAGACCAGAGAGGACATTAAGAACCTGCGCAACAAGAGCCTGCCCAACAGCACGGTGCAGCGCTACAGCTCCCTATCAGCCGTGTTCCCCATGGACTCCCTGGCAGCAGAGATAGAGGGCACCTTCCGCAAGGGCCTGGACGTCCCCGCACCCTCCGAGTACAA GAATCACCCGTGGCGCGTGTTTGAGACGGTGAAGGTGGTGAACCAAGCGTCGAGGCTGCGGTCGCGGTGCCACTCCCCCGGCCAGGTGCCCGGCTCCAGCCCTGTGTCGCTGCGCTCCAGCCGTGCCTCCACCCCCCGTACCAGCTACTACGGCTCAGACAGTGCCAGCTTCACCTTGGAGGACAAACCACCTAGTGCCGTATCGAGGCTGGCAGAGGTGGCACACACTGAGGACAGCAG TGTAAGTGGCCCTAAGCGTCTGGGTATGCCGGGCATGCCTGGAGGCCAGGACCTTGAGGCCGCTCTCCGCTGTTTATCTGACCGCCAGCAGAGCCATGCCTCAGAGCGCCCCTTCTTTGAGGTGGAGCGCGAACGCAAACTCCGCGCCCTGGCCACCGCCTGCCAACGGGGCAGCGAGGAGGTGGGCGAGCTGGGCTCCAGCGGGTTCCTTACACCCAACGACAGCCTGGTGTCCAGCTCGGTGGCGTCGACAGGCACCAACTACTCCAATGGCAGCTCGCTGCACTCCTCGGCCGGATCGGGGGGCTCGCGCTCCTACCTACCTGACCGCCTGCAGATTGTCAAGCCCCTGGAAG GCTCAGTGACCCTGCACCACTGGCAGCAGCTGGCCAAGCCCAACCTGGGCGGTATCCTGCACCCTCGCCCGGGGGTCCTCACCAAAGACTTCCGGGAGCTGGAGATCGACCTCCAACACGTCTACAGCCTCAATGACCTGGAGGAGGACGAGCCTGACCTATTACAGCTCTCCCATGGCCTGGCTGCCGGAGTCCACGGCACCATGG TCACTCCTCCATCCTCTGGCCCCAACCTCCCCCAGACCCCTCCCACCCACACCGTCACCAACTGTCGGCGCCACCACCCATCcctcctgctcccctccttctccaccAG CCTTTGCTCTCGCAGCCTGTCCGCTCGTGGGAGCTGTGAGCATCTGAGTACAACGTCACCCTCCTCTTCCAATCAGCAGCACTGTGTGCTGACCTTTGACCCTAGCCAGGGCGGTGGCCaccactccacctccaccccagCACCTCCTCTATCACTGGGACTCCTGAAGCTGCTGAAGGAGCAGGGCATCTCTGCCTCCACCCTCCCCTACCCATACCACCAactgaccccacacacaccccacaacgGCAGAGGAAGAGCGGGGTGGAGGAACATGCACTATGGAGGAAGAAGGGAGAAtgaacattttcagcttcaacCTGGTAGAGAAGCTGAGGAGTCTGGGACTTCACAAGGTGGCAGCCCGAGGCGTGGTGGACTGAAGCGAGcacgaagaggagagagaagcaaTCCGACAATACAGACATCCACCTAA